GAGGGCATTGTGCCGGCCCACGTCTTCGCAGGAATGCTGAATGCGGCCCTCGGCGTCGGCATAAAAGGCGGCGTGCAGGGCGCCGCACGCCTGCCCCAGGGGTTGCCAGTCGCTCAGCTGGCGGCGCAGTGCCTCAACGGCGGCAAGGGCCGGCAGCGGCTGGCCGGGCAACGCGGGCAGGGCTGGCAGCGCCTGTTCCAGCGATTCGATGCCGCACAGGCCGCAGCCGGTGCGGCCCGCCAGGCTGCGCCTGTGCTCCCGCCAGCGGTAATGACTGCCGTTGGCCAGGGTGACCCGGGCCTCCAGCGCGTCTCCTGCACACTCAAACTCCAGATCGTGAATTTCCCGGTGGTGGAGAATAATGCCTTCGCTCAGCAGAAAGCCGGTGATGAAAGCCTCCAGCTGGTTGGGACTGACCATCATCACCGCATGGCTGACGCCGTTCAGTACCACGGCCAGGGGAACCTCGCTGGCCAGGGCATGGCGGTCACCCTGGGGGGTGGCGACAAATTGGTAATCGGGCAGGGTGTCGGGATCAGGCATGGCGAGGGTCCGGCTGACGGTTTGGTTCCAGTGTAAAGAGCCGGGGTTGTGCTTTCTAATTGAAAGATTTGATACTGTGATAGATATGGCTTATCGAAGAGAAACCTTTAGATTCTAATTTGTGATGAAAGGCACACCTTGATGGACATCAAGCAACTGCACTATTTATGCACCCTGGCGGAGCAGCGCCATTTTGGCCGGGCGGCCCGGGCCTGCTGTGTGACCCAGCCTACCCTGTCGATGCGGCTGCGCCAGCTGGAGCAGGAGCTGGGCGTGGCCCTGGTGCGCCGGGGCCGGCAGTTTGAAGGTTTCACTCCGGAAGGCGAGCGGGTGCTGGCCCGGGCCCGCACCCTGCTCAGCCAGTATGACAACCTGCGGCTGGAAGTGGACGCCATGAAGGGCCGGCTCACCGGCACGGTGCGGCTGGGGCTGGTGCCGCTGAGCTGCATGGATCTGAGCCCGGTACTGGCCGGGCTGCGCCGGCGCCATCAGGGCGTGGGCTTTGAGATCAACGACATGACCGCCGATGCCATTCTCGACGGACTCAACCATAACACCCTCGACATTGGCGGCGGTTTTTTTGAGCCCGAGGTGCTGGCCCGTTTCGACAGCCTGGCGCTGCCCGAGCAGGGAGTGGTGCTGGCCTTTGGCCCGGACTGGAAGGCGCGGGTGCCGGCCTGCCCCCGGCCGGCGGATCTGGCCGGGCTGCCGTTATGCCTGCCCAAGCCGGGCATGTATTTTCGTCATTATCTGGACACCCAGTTTGCACGGGAAGGGCTTGCCCTTGAGCCGGTGCTGACCTCCAACTCCGTTTACCGGCTGATGCGCTGGGTGCATGCCGGTCTGGGGTGTGCTCTGGTGCCCGCCGGCAGCGTGCTGTTCAACGAGCTGCCGGGGGTGGTATGCCGCCCGGTGGCTCTGCCGCCCATGGCCCGTATCGGCGCCCTGGTGATGCGCAATGACGGCCAGGCCAGCCTGCTGGCAAAAGGCTTTTTCGAGGTGGCCCGGGAGCTGTGGCGAGGCCGCTGACACAGCGCGTCCCCGACCTGGCTGTTCTATGCTTGAATTTTAATTGCCGCCATTACACCGAGGCGGGCAGTGGACCCAGGCGCTCGTTCAGGGCGAATTATCAGGACAAACAACAGCATGCGAGCGCACAAAGATCAGGATGATAGCGCAGGCAAGGTGGCTGAGCTGCTCGACGGGCATGTTCGGGAGTGGCGCCAGCTGTGTGAACAGGCGGCAACAGACGCCGGCGCGGAGCGGGCCTGTTTCGTTTTTTTTCACCATCAGGCCCGGGGTGTCAGCCGCGTGCTGGGGCGCCGGCTGCGGGGCTGGCGCGAATCCCATTATCTGGCGGTGTGGCGGCAACGGGGCTTTTACTGCGGGCTGAGCGCGACCGAACTGCAGCTCGACAGCCCGGCCTGCTTTATGGCGGTGCCGGTGGTGCGGGGCAGCCAGCGCGGCCTGCTGCTGCTGGAGTTTGCCGCCCCGCCCGCGCCCCTGACCGAGGAGCGCCGGCAGCGGCTCGACACCCTGGCCCGGCACGGCGCCCTGCTGTGGCGGGAAACCGAGCTGGACGCACGCCAGCTGCAGCTGGACGAGTCGTCCGGACGCCTGCTCAGCCGGCTGAAAACCTTGTTTATGCACGTGCCCATTCTGATCAACGGCTTTAACACCCAGGGCCACTGCATATTGTGGAATGACGAGTGTGCTCGTGTGTTTGGCCGCACCTTTGACGAACTCAGGGAGCATCCGGCGCCCATTGAGCTGTTCTATCCGGATCCGGAGGAGTGCCGCCGGGTGATTGCCACCTTCAGGGAGCTGAAAGGTTCGGAGTTTCGCGAATGGCATCCGGTGGACAGCCGGGGACGCCGGCTTACCACCCTGTGGGCCAATATCATGCTGCCCAATGGCGACATGATCTGCGTGGGCCACGACATTACCGAACAGCGGGCCCTGGAAAGCCAGCAACGGCTGGCCGCCAGTGTGTTTGAGGCCAGTTACGACGGCATCATGCTGACCGATGCCGAGAACCGGGTGGTGCACATCAATCCGTCGTTTACCCGAATTACCGGCTATTCTCCCGACGACATGGTGGCGCGCGTGGCCACCCTGTTTGAGCAGGATCGCGAGGGGGCCGAGGCGCCGCCCTTGCCTGCCGGTCCCGATACGCCGGATCACTGGCAGGGTGAGTGCACCATTCGGCGGCGCAACGGCAGCCGCTGCGCCCTGTTGCTGTCGGTGTCGGTGATCCGTGACGACAAGGGCAGGGTGCAGCACCATGCCATCATTCTGACCGACATCAGTCATATCAAACGCCACGAGGCCGAGCTGCGCCAGCGCGCCCTGTATGATCCCCTGACCCGCATTCCCAACCGCCAGCTGTTCAGCGAGCTGCTGGAGCGGGCCATGGCCGCGGCCGGCCGCGGCGATACCATGCTGGCGGTATGCTACCTGGATCTGGACGGTTTCAAGCAGGTCAACGACAGCCTGGGCCATGCCGCCGGCGACCGGCTGCTGGTGGAAATGGGCCGGCGCATGGCGCTGGTGATCCGCAGTTGCGACGTGGTGGCCCGGCTGGGAGGCGACGAGTTTGCGCTGATGATCACCGGGCTGCACCAGCCGCTGGAATGCACCGAAATCCTCGATCGGGTACTGGCCGTTATCGATACGCCGGTGCGGCTGGACGGCCACCAGGCCCGGGTAACGGCGAGCATCGGGGTAGCGGTGTATCCTCAGGATGCCGGCGATGGCCAGACCCTGCTGCGTTATGCCGACAAGGCCATGTACGAGGCCAAGAAACAGGGCAAGCACCGCCATGTGTTTTTTGAACCCGGTCTGCATTCTCAGGATCAGGAGCGCCACCGGCTTTATGAAGAATTGCACCGGGCCCTGGTGAGCGGCGAGTTTCTGCTGCACTACCAGCCCAAAATCGATCTGTTCAGCCGGCACATGATGGGGGTGGAGGCGCTGTTGCGCTGGCAGCACCCGCACAGGGGCATGCTGACCCCGGCGGAGTTTCTGCCCGCGGTGCTCGACAGCGACATGGAGTTCGAGCTGGGCCAGTGGGTGATTCGGCGGCTGTTGCAGCAGATGACCGCCTGGCTGGAGGCCGGCCAGGACTACCATGCCAGTTTCAATGTCAGTGCCGGCCAGCTGCTGCACGACGACTTCTACTGCAATTTGAAGTATCTGCTGGGCCTGTATCCGGCGGTGGAGCCGGCCCGGCTGGAGCTGGAGTTTCAGGAAAGCGCGGTGGGCGGCGATGTGCAGCGGGTGGCCGGCGTGCTGGAGCGTTGCCGCCGGCTGGGGCTGACCATCTCTCTCGACAATTTCGGCGCCGGCCACGCCTCGCTGGTGCACCTGAACCGCCTGCCGGTGGACATCATCAAGATCGACCGCCGGTTCATTACCGATCTGCTCACCAGCCCCACCGATGCCAGCATGGTGGAAGGGGTGGTGCAGCTGGCGGCGGCGCTGCGCATGGTGGTGGTAGCGGAAGGCATGGAGCAGCCGGAGCTGGGGGAGCGGCTGCAGCAGCTGGGCTGCCATTATGTGCAGGGCTATGGCATTTCCCACCCCATGCCGGCGGACGCCATTGCCGACTGGCTGCGGGAGTGGAACCGGCAGTTGCCGTTGCAGTAATGCGCCCAGACAAAAACCCCGGCCGAAGCCGGGGTTTGTATTGACCCGAGTGGCCGGCTTTACAGCTGCGGGCCGGCGGCCACCAGGGCCTTGCCCTCGGCGGTGTCGGTGAACTTCTCGAAGTTGTTCACAAAGCGCTGGGCCAGGTCCTTCGCCTTGGTGTCCCAGTCGGCGGCGTCGGCATAGGTGTTGCGCGGATCCAGAATGGACTCGTCTTCCACGCCCGCCAGGCCGGTGGGAATGGCCAGGTTGAAGTAAGGCAGTTCCACAAACTCGCTGTGCTCGATGGAGCCGTCGAGAATGGCGTTGATGATGGCGCGGGTGGCCTTGATGGAAATCCGCTTGCCGGTGCCGTTCCAGCCGGTGTTCACCAGGTAGGCTTCGGCGCCCACGGCGTCCATGCGCTTGGCCAGCACTTCGGCGTACCGGGTGGGGTGCAGGCTCAGGAAGGCGGCGCCAAAGCAGCTGGAGAAGGTGGGGGTCGGCTCGGTGATGCCGCGCTCGGTACCGGCCAGCTTGGCGGTAAAGCCGGACAGGAAGTGATACTGGGCCTGATCCCGGGTCAGCTTGGCCACCGGCGGCAGCACGCCAAAGGCGTCGGCGGTGAGGAAGATCACCTTCCTGGCGTGACCGGCCTTGGACACCGGCTTGACGATGTTGTCGATGTGGTAGATGGGATAGGAAACCCGGGTGTTCTCGGTTTTGGAGCCATCGTCAAAGTCGACGGTGCCGTCTTCCCGCACGGTGACGTTTTCCAGCAGGGCGTCGCGGCGAATGGCGGCGTAGATCTCCGGCTCGTTTTCCTTGCTCAGCTTGATGGTCTTGGCGTAGCAGCCGCCTTCAAAGTTGAACACGCCGTCGTCGTCCCAGCCGTGCTCGTCGTCGCCGATCAGCGCGCGGTCCGGATCGGTGGACAGGGTGGTCTTGCCGGTGCCGGACAGGCCAAAGAAGATGGCCACGTCGCCGTCCTTGCCCACGTTGGCGGAGCAGTGCATGGAGGCGATGCCCTTCAGCGGCAGCAGGTAGTTCATCATGGAGAACATGCCTTTTTTCATCTCGCCGCCGTACCAGGTGCCGCCGATCAGCTGCACCCGCTCGGTGAGGTTGAAGGCCACAAAGTTCTCGCTGTTCAGGCCCTGCTCCTGCCAGTTGGGATTGGTGCACTTGGCGCCGTTCATGACCACAAAATCGGGAGTGAAGTTTTCCAGCTCGGCATCGCTCGGGCGGATAAACATGTTTTTCACAAAGTGCGCCTGCCAGGCCACCTCGGTAATGAAACGCACCGCCAGGCGGGTATCGGCATTGGCGCCGCAGAAGGTGTCGACCACAAACAGGCGCTTGCCGGACAGCTGCCGGGTGACCAGGCCCTTGAGCTGGTCCCAGGTTTCCTGGGTCATCGGCTTGTTGTCGTTCTTGCCCTGATCGGACCACCATACGGTGTCGCGGGTCACGTCGTCGCGGACGATGTATTTATCCTTGGGGGAGCGACCGGTAAAGATGCCGGTATCCACGGCCACGGCGCCCAGGCTGGTAACCACGCCCTTCTCGAAGCCTTCCAGATCGGCGCGGGTTTCTTCTTCGAACAGCTGCTCGTAGGAAGGATTGTAAAGCACTTCGGTGACGTCGGTAATACCGTAGCGGGACAAGCCTAGTTGTTGCGCCTTGGGCGTCATTGTTTACTCCTGGATTTGGTACAGAGGGGTTTGCTTGGTTATTTGAATTTTTTGAAATACGAGGATATCAAGATTTAAATATCAATTAGGGGATCTGCTTCAAAATTTATAATTTTGCGGCACGAATTAAGAGGATGTAGGTAAAAATGACGTTTTTTATGCTGTCATGGTGTTAATTTACTGTTCCTTTATTTTGCTTATCAATGAACAGGCAGGGCAAGGTGAGGGGGAGCGTAAGGGAAACGTTAAAAAATAAACCCGGGCCGGCATTGCCGGCCCGGGCAGTGATCACCAAAAACGTGATCAGTGCAGGGTCTGTTCAAACAGGCTCTGTACGTCGCTGCCGTCAAAGCGGTAATGATGGCCGCAGTAGTCGCAGTGCATCTCGATGTTGCCCTGCTCCTGAATGATTTCCATGGCTTCGTCCTTGCCCACCTGCAGCAGCGCCTGCTCGCATTTTTCTCTGGAGCAGGTGCATTTGAAGCTGACCGGCTGTGGGTCGAATACCCGTACCGCCTCCTGGTTGTAGAGCCGGTACAGCACTTCCTGGGCGTCCAGCTGCAGCAGTTCTTCGGCCTTGACGGTGGCGGTCAGGGCTTCCAGGTGGGCGAAGTCGTCCTGCTGGCCTTCGGCTTCGCTGGGCAGGGCCTGCAGCAGCATGCCGGCGGCGGCCTGGTGATCGCCCTGCAGGCCGGTAAACAGCCAGATGCGGGTAGCCAGTTGTTCCGACTGGGCAAAGTAGTTTTCCAGGCTGGCGGCGAGGGAGCTTTCATGCAACTCCACCACGCCCTGATAACGTTCGCCGTCGTCGGGGGTAATGGTGATGGCGATATAGCCCTTGCCCACCAGATCGGCCAGCCGGGTGCTGTCGGGCACCGTGCCCTGCCAGCGGGCCACGCCACGCAGCTGCTGGTTATGATCGCCGTTGATCACCGCCAGGCTGACCGGGCCGTCGCCCTGCAGCTGCACCGTAATGTGGCCCTCAAACTTGAGGGTGGCGGTGAGCAGGCTGGTGGCGGTGAGCAGCTCACCCAGCAGCCGTTGCACCGGCACCGGGTAGGCCTGACCCTCAAGGATGTGCTGAAAGCTGTGCTGCAGTTGCACCAGCTCGCCGCGCACCGGGTAGTGGTCGAACAGATAACGGTGAAGTTGATCGGGTTTGTTCATCATGGGTCCTGTCTCGGCTCAGTTGCCCTGCTTGATTCGAAGCAGGGTACGTCTTTCTTTCTTGTCGGGCCGTCGCTCGGGGCTGGGGGCAAACTGGCTGTGGAGTTTGCGTGCCCGGGCGTTGCGCTCCCGTCGTTCAATGCTGTCCGGCGTTTCGCGGTAGAGCTGTTGCGCCTGCTCGGCCTTGCCGCGCTTGTCGGACAGGGCCAGCACCACCACTTCCCGTTCGTCGTGGCCCTGCCACAGGCGGATCAGGGCGCCGGTTTCCACCGGTTTGCCGGGCTTGGTGCGCTGGCCGTTGTAGTGCACCTTGCCGCCGTCGATCATCTCCCGGGCCAGGCTGCGGGTCTTGTAGAAGCGGGCGGCCCACAGCCATTTGTCCAGCCGCACGGAATCCGTTTTTCCGTTCATGGTACTTGCTCTCGTCACAACCGGGACCCCGATTATACCAGATGGTCTGCTTCGGCGTATAAAGGGCGGGGCAAATCACGCTTTGTGGCCATTCTGCGGCAGACGTTGGCCGCCAGTTGCGATAACCTCAGGTAAGGCGAGTCAAATACGGGATGGCCATGACCGGGAACAAACAAAAACCGACCATACTGCACACCGAACTGGTGGCGGAAAGCCGCCTGTTCCGGGTGGAATCGGTACACCTGCGTTTCAGTAACGGTGTTGAGCGAATCTATGAAAGAATGCGCGGCGGCGGTCGCGGCGCCGTGATGCTGGTGCCCATGCTCGACGACGACACCCTTCTGCTGATTCGGGAATACTCCGCCGGTACCCACAGCTATGAGCTTGGCTTTCCCAAGGGGCTGATCGATCCGGGTGAAACTGCCCTGGAGGCAGGCAACCGGGAACTGATGGAAGAAGTGGGCTATGGCGCCCGTACCCTGATTCCGCTCAAGCAGGTGAGCCTGGCCCCCGGTTATTTTGGCAGCCGCATGGACATTTTACTGGCACGGAACTTGTATCCGGAACAGCGGGAAGGGGATGAGCCGGAGCCGCTGGAAGTGGTGCCCTGGCCCTTGGCCCGGCTGGACGAACTGCTCGCCCGGCCCGATTTTTCCGAGGCCCGCAGCATTTGTGGTCTGTTTTTGTTGCAGGACTGGCTTAATAAAGAGGAATAAGCATGGATACCAGTGCCCTGCTGCCGGGGGTGAAGGCGGCAGCCCGAGAATCCGGCCGGCTGATCCTGTCGATGTACCACAGTGGTCAGTATCAGGCCGAGAGCAAGGACGACGACAGCCCGGTGACCAGTGCCGATCTGGCGGCGCACGCCTATCTCGACCGGGCCCTGCGCGCCCTGGCCGACATTCCGGTACTCTCCGAGGAAGGCGGCGACATTCCGCTGGCGGAGCGCAGCACCTGGCCCCGCTACTGGCTGGTGGACCCGCTGGACGGCACCCAGGAATTTATTGCCGGCAGCGGCGACTTCTCCACCATGATTGCCCTGATTGAACATGGCAAGCCGGTGCTGGGGGTGGTGTACGGCCCGGTGCACGATCTCATGTATTACGCGGTGTGTGGCCAGGGCGCCTTCAAGGAAGCCGGTGGCGAGATTACCCGCATTCACGCCCGTCATTATGACCAGCGCCAGCCGGTGACCAGCCTGTGCATTGCCATCAGCCGGCGGCAGAACGTGGACTGGGTGCGCTCGCGGCTTTCCGACGAGCTGGACTACCGGCTGCTGCCTCTGGGCTCAAGTTCGCTCAAGTCGTGCCTGGTGGCGGAAGGAGCGGCGGACCTGTACATGCGCATCGGCCCCACCGGCGAGTGGGACACCGGTGCCACCCAGTGCATTGTGGAAGAAGCGGGCGGTCGCATTCTCGACCTGGAGCTGGCGCGGCTCAGCTACAACGAGCGCGACAGCCTGATCAACCCCAACTTCATCACCCTGGGGGATGAAAACCTGCCCTGGCGGGACATTCTTCGCGGCAGATCCTGAATGCAACAAGGGCGGCCTTGGCCGCCCTTGTTCAGTCTTCCTGTTCGAAATCCTCGATTTCGATGCCCAGCTCGGTCATGATTTCCCGGGCCCGGGCGGGGATCTGGTCGGGCACATCCTTGCGCAGGTCGTCGTCCTGGGGCAGGGGCTGGCCGGTGTAGGCATGCAGAAAGGCCTCGCACAGCAGCTCGCTGTTGGTGGCGTGACGCAGATTGTTCACCTGGCGCCGGGTGCGCTCGTCGGTGAGCACTTTGAGCACCTTGAGCGGGATGGAGACGGTGATCTTTTTGACCTGCTCGCTTTTCTTGCCGTGTTCGGCGTAGGGGCTGATATAGTCGCCGTTCCATTCAGTTTTCATCGTCCACCTGCGTTCGGAAATTGGTTCCGGCGAATTGTAACCCCTGCATTTTGTGTTGGCAATCCAACGGCAAAGCCTTATGGACGTCTGGGTGGCTTGACGGCTTATTTTGTTCGGGTTACTGTGCACTTCCTCAGAATTCTGTTTCAGGCTGCCGCGCGCAAAGGAGAAGCACATGCCGACTTACAAGACTCAGACCCACGCCGTTCGTACCGGCCTTGAGAGTGACACTCAGCATGGTGCCGTGGTGCCGCCCATTTACCTCAGCAGCACCTATTCCTTTGCCGACTTTAACCAGAAGCGCCAGTTCGACTATGCCCGCTCCGGCAATCCCACCCGCCAGACCCTGCTCGACGCCCTGACCCACCTGGAAGGCGGCGCCGGCGCGGCGGTCACCGCCAGCGGCCTGGGCGCCATCAACCTGATCGTGACTTCCCAGCTGCAACCCGGCGATCTGCTGGTGGTGCCCCACGACTGCTACGGCGGCAGCCAGCGGCTGTTCAACTCCCTGGCCGCCAAGGGCCTGTTTGAACTGGCCTATGTGGATCAGACCGACGCCGATGCTCTGGCCGAGGTGATGGCGCGCAAGCCGCGCATGCTGTGGATCGAAACCCCGTCCAACCCGCTGCTGCGGGTGGTGGACATTCAGGCGCTGTGCGCCGCCGCCCGGGAGGTGGGCGCGCTCAGCGTGGTGGACAACACCTTTTTGTCGCCGGCGTTGCAGCAGCCGCTGAAACTGGGCGCCGATCTGGTGCTGCATTCCACCACCAAATACATCAACGGCCACTCCGACGCCCTCGGCGGCGCCGTGGTGGCGGCGAATCCGGATCTGGCCGAGCAACTGCGCTGGTGGGCCAATTGCCTGGGGCTGACCGGTTCCGCCTTTGACAACTACCTGACCCTGCGCGGCCTGCGCACCCTGGGGGTGCGCATGCGCCAGCACTGCGAAAACGCCGAGGCGCTGGTGGCCTTTCTGCAAACCCAGCCCAGGGTAAAAGCCGTGTATCACCCCAGCCTGCCGGGCAACCCGGGCCACGCCATTGCCGCCCGCCAGCAGGCCGGTTTCGGCGCCATGCTCAGCTTTGAGCTGGATGCCGACGAGGCCGGGCTCAAGGCCTTTTTGCAGCAACTGCAGCTGTTCTCCCTGGCCGAATCCCTGGGCGGGGTGGAAAGCCTGATCGCCCACCCGGCCACCATGACCCACGCCGCCATGAGCCCCGAGGCCCTGGCCGAGGCCGGCATCAGCCAGCAACTGTTGCGGGTATCGGTAGGGATTGAGGACGCCGGCGATCTGATCCACGATCTGGAAAACGCATTCAAGGTACTCAGCAAGTAAATGACCATTCTCGAGCCCGAGGCCGGCGCCTGGCGACCGGTGCACAAGTTTGGCGGCAGCAGCCTGGCCGATGCCGCCTGTTTTCACCGGGTAGCCGGTATCATTCACAACCTGCACCAGCCCGACGCCCTGATCGTGGTGTCGGCGCCGGGCAAGACCACCAACCGGCTGATTGAACTGCTCGGCCTGTTCGCCAGCGGCGACACCGCCGCCCCCGAGGCGCTGGCGGGCCTGCACGCTTTTCAGCGCAATCTGATCGAGACCTCTCTGCCCGAGGCCGAGGCGGCCCCCCTGCTGGCGGCGCTGAACGACGACATCGTCACCATTGCTCGAGTGCTGGAGCACAGCCGGCTCGATGAGGTTCAACGCAGCTTTATTCAGTCCTTTGGCGAGGTGTGGTCGTCCCGGCTGCTGGCGCAGGTGCTGCGTCATCAGGGGCTGGCCGCCGACAGCCTGGATGCGCGCCGTTTTCTGCGGGTGACGGGCACGCCGGTTCGGGTGCAGGAAGAGGCATCGCGCCGCTTGCTGGCCGATATTCTGGCGCGGCATGGCCAACAGATACTGGTGGTGACCGGTTTTATCGCCGCCGATGACGACGGCAACACCCGGCTGCTGGGGCGTAACGGCTCCGACTTCAGCGCCACCCTGCTGGCGGCCCTGGCCGACAGCACTCACACCACCATCTGGAGCGATGTACCCGGGGTGTTCAGCGCCGATCCGCGACGCATTCCCGAGGCGCACCTGCTCAAACGGCTGGCCCTGCCCGAGGCCGCCGAGCTGGCCCGGCTGGGCTCGCCGGTGCTGCACAGCCGCACCCTGGGGCCGGTGGCCGCCAGCCGCCAGCAACTGATGCTGCGCTGCAGCTACCACCCGGACGACGGCCATACCCGCATTGAGCGCAAGCCCCGCCGCGAGCAGGGCGCGCGCATCGTTACCGCGGTGGACGACACCGTGCTGGTGGAAATGACCATTTCCGATCGCTACCAGGAGCGGGTGGACGCCCTCACCGAATGGCTTACCAAACGGGAGCTGGCCCCGCTGGCGTGCAAGCGCCGGCCCGATCGCAAGTTGTGGCAGATTGCCTATACCCGGGAGCAGGCCGAGCAGGCGTTTCTGCTGCTGCGGGATCACCAGCCCGCCGGCGGCTTTGAAGGGCTGCAACAACGGGACGGCTTTTCCCTGGTGGCGCTGGTGGGCAAGAACGTGACCGCTCAGGCCGAGCAGTGCCTGCAGTTTTACCATGCCCTCAACGAGCAGCCGCTGGAGTTTGTTCAGCCGGCGAAAAACGGCCTCAGCCTGGTGGGGGTGGTGCGTAAAACCAGCCTGGATCCCTTGCTGCTGCGGCTGCACCAGAGCCTGTTCAGCCGTCCCCGCCGGGTGGGCGTACTGCTGTTTGGCCGGGGCAACATCGGCCAGGCCTGGCTGCGGCTGTACAAGGAGCAGAAGGCCCGGCTGGAGCAGGAGCTGAACCTGCGCCTGACCCTGTACGGGGTGTTCGACTCTCGCGGCGCCATGCTGGCCAGCCAGGGGCTGGAAGTGGACCAGGTTCTGAACGCGTTTGAACCCCGCAGCCTGGTGTGGCCCGACTGGCTGGAAAGCTTGGAAGAGCACGGCTTCGACACCATGGTGGCGCTGGACTGCACCGCCTCCGACAGCCTGGTGCAGTATTATCCGGCCCTGGTGCAGCAGCATATTCACCTGATTGCTGCCAACAAGCAGGCCGGAGCCGCCAGCCGGGATGTGTATGCCGGACTGAAGCAGGCGCTGGCCGAGCACAGGGTGAAGTTTCTCAGCAATGCCACCGTGGGCGCCGGCCTGCCGGTACAGAGCAGCCTGCACCAGTTGCGCCAGTCGGGAGAGCAGATCCGGGCCATCAGCGGTATCTTTTCCGGCAGCCTGAGCTGGCTGTTCCAGCACTTCGACGGCAGCCGGCCGTTTTCCGAGCTGGTGCAGCAGGCCTGGCAGCAGGGCCTGACCGAGCCGGATCCGCGGGAAGATCTCAATGGTCAGGACGTCAAGCGCAAGCTGGTGATTCTGGCCCGGGAAGCCGGCTTTGATCTCGACCCCGAGCAGGTACAGGTGGCCAGCCTGGTGCCCGAGGAGCTGGCGGCGCTCGACAAGGCGGAGGCCCTGGAACATCTGCACCGGCTCGACGGCATGCTGGCCGAGCGCCTGGCCGAGGCGCAACAGCAGGGCGGCGTGCTGCGCCACGTGGCCCGTTTTCATGCCGACAGCGGGGCAGCCAGCGTGGGGCTGGAGGTGGTACCCGCCAACCATCCTTTTGTGCCGCTGCGCCCCGGCGATAATGTGTTCGCCATCGAAACCCGCCATTACCGTCAGAACCCCATGGTCATTCAGGGGCCGGGGGCCGGCCGGGAAGTGACCGCCGCCGCCGTGCAGGCGGATCTGTGGCAGCTGCTGGCGGCACTGTAACGAAACAAGGCTCCTGCGGGAGCCTTTTTGATACAGGCGTGTCGCTGCTCAGTCCTGCTGCGAGCGCTCAATAATTTCTTGCAGATCCGGGCACAGGGGCGAGGGCAGGGCCTCGGGGCTGAACCA
The Oceanimonas pelagia genome window above contains:
- the fdhD gene encoding formate dehydrogenase accessory sulfurtransferase FdhD — its product is MPDPDTLPDYQFVATPQGDRHALASEVPLAVVLNGVSHAVMMVSPNQLEAFITGFLLSEGIILHHREIHDLEFECAGDALEARVTLANGSHYRWREHRRSLAGRTGCGLCGIESLEQALPALPALPGQPLPALAAVEALRRQLSDWQPLGQACGALHAAFYADAEGRIQHSCEDVGRHNALDKLLGWHHRHALATPGMVLITSRCSVELVQKMVRAGLPTLITLAAPTTLAVRQARRLGLNLLHLPRQQGPRVYSVSLHTECDHEQEDQSL
- the pckA gene encoding phosphoenolpyruvate carboxykinase (ATP) produces the protein MTPKAQQLGLSRYGITDVTEVLYNPSYEQLFEEETRADLEGFEKGVVTSLGAVAVDTGIFTGRSPKDKYIVRDDVTRDTVWWSDQGKNDNKPMTQETWDQLKGLVTRQLSGKRLFVVDTFCGANADTRLAVRFITEVAWQAHFVKNMFIRPSDAELENFTPDFVVMNGAKCTNPNWQEQGLNSENFVAFNLTERVQLIGGTWYGGEMKKGMFSMMNYLLPLKGIASMHCSANVGKDGDVAIFFGLSGTGKTTLSTDPDRALIGDDEHGWDDDGVFNFEGGCYAKTIKLSKENEPEIYAAIRRDALLENVTVREDGTVDFDDGSKTENTRVSYPIYHIDNIVKPVSKAGHARKVIFLTADAFGVLPPVAKLTRDQAQYHFLSGFTAKLAGTERGITEPTPTFSSCFGAAFLSLHPTRYAEVLAKRMDAVGAEAYLVNTGWNGTGKRISIKATRAIINAILDGSIEHSEFVELPYFNLAIPTGLAGVEDESILDPRNTYADAADWDTKAKDLAQRFVNNFEKFTDTAEGKALVAAGPQL
- the hslR gene encoding ribosome-associated heat shock protein Hsp15, whose protein sequence is MNGKTDSVRLDKWLWAARFYKTRSLAREMIDGGKVHYNGQRTKPGKPVETGALIRLWQGHDEREVVVLALSDKRGKAEQAQQLYRETPDSIERRERNARARKLHSQFAPSPERRPDKKERRTLLRIKQGN
- a CDS encoding putative bifunctional diguanylate cyclase/phosphodiesterase, coding for MRAHKDQDDSAGKVAELLDGHVREWRQLCEQAATDAGAERACFVFFHHQARGVSRVLGRRLRGWRESHYLAVWRQRGFYCGLSATELQLDSPACFMAVPVVRGSQRGLLLLEFAAPPAPLTEERRQRLDTLARHGALLWRETELDARQLQLDESSGRLLSRLKTLFMHVPILINGFNTQGHCILWNDECARVFGRTFDELREHPAPIELFYPDPEECRRVIATFRELKGSEFREWHPVDSRGRRLTTLWANIMLPNGDMICVGHDITEQRALESQQRLAASVFEASYDGIMLTDAENRVVHINPSFTRITGYSPDDMVARVATLFEQDREGAEAPPLPAGPDTPDHWQGECTIRRRNGSRCALLLSVSVIRDDKGRVQHHAIILTDISHIKRHEAELRQRALYDPLTRIPNRQLFSELLERAMAAAGRGDTMLAVCYLDLDGFKQVNDSLGHAAGDRLLVEMGRRMALVIRSCDVVARLGGDEFALMITGLHQPLECTEILDRVLAVIDTPVRLDGHQARVTASIGVAVYPQDAGDGQTLLRYADKAMYEAKKQGKHRHVFFEPGLHSQDQERHRLYEELHRALVSGEFLLHYQPKIDLFSRHMMGVEALLRWQHPHRGMLTPAEFLPAVLDSDMEFELGQWVIRRLLQQMTAWLEAGQDYHASFNVSAGQLLHDDFYCNLKYLLGLYPAVEPARLELEFQESAVGGDVQRVAGVLERCRRLGLTISLDNFGAGHASLVHLNRLPVDIIKIDRRFITDLLTSPTDASMVEGVVQLAAALRMVVVAEGMEQPELGERLQQLGCHYVQGYGISHPMPADAIADWLREWNRQLPLQ
- a CDS encoding LysR family transcriptional regulator, with the protein product MDIKQLHYLCTLAEQRHFGRAARACCVTQPTLSMRLRQLEQELGVALVRRGRQFEGFTPEGERVLARARTLLSQYDNLRLEVDAMKGRLTGTVRLGLVPLSCMDLSPVLAGLRRRHQGVGFEINDMTADAILDGLNHNTLDIGGGFFEPEVLARFDSLALPEQGVVLAFGPDWKARVPACPRPADLAGLPLCLPKPGMYFRHYLDTQFAREGLALEPVLTSNSVYRLMRWVHAGLGCALVPAGSVLFNELPGVVCRPVALPPMARIGALVMRNDGQASLLAKGFFEVARELWRGR
- the hslO gene encoding Hsp33 family molecular chaperone HslO gives rise to the protein MNKPDQLHRYLFDHYPVRGELVQLQHSFQHILEGQAYPVPVQRLLGELLTATSLLTATLKFEGHITVQLQGDGPVSLAVINGDHNQQLRGVARWQGTVPDSTRLADLVGKGYIAITITPDDGERYQGVVELHESSLAASLENYFAQSEQLATRIWLFTGLQGDHQAAAGMLLQALPSEAEGQQDDFAHLEALTATVKAEELLQLDAQEVLYRLYNQEAVRVFDPQPVSFKCTCSREKCEQALLQVGKDEAMEIIQEQGNIEMHCDYCGHHYRFDGSDVQSLFEQTLH